The DNA region TTTAAGGCAGCAGAAACGCTTGAGGCTTCATTACAGACTTCTACTGTACCTTCTATATATAGGGCAGACGTTTTTCTCCCATAGTCAGGTTCCTGATAAACAATAACAATGGCTTTAGGGTTGTTGTTCAAAAATGCTGAATGGCGGCTTTTAACAGAAGATATCCAGTAAAGGTTCCAGTGCTCGTCATACGCATACAGTAGGGGAGTAATCCAGGGGGTGTTGGCATGGCAGGTAGAAAGTACACAGTATGGATTTTGATGAAGCAGTTCTGCCGCAGATGTTTTATTACTCATGGCATGACCTTCTTTGTTTATTGTCCGACCCTGTTTAAGGTAGACCGATAAAGCGGTTTTGCTGCACCATTCTTTCAACAGTAAGATGTCGTCCAACCATTGATTCAGCAAATGTATGTTTATTAAAAATGGTTGTTGACCCGAATCAATTTCTGCGTATACTACGCCTCCACTGATCGGGACATCACTTCCAAAGCCGCTTCGAACGAAGCCCATCTGAAGTTTCAGTCACGAACCCATAATTTGATTTTCCTCTTAAACATTAAGTGGTTGACATCAA from Endozoicomonas sp. NE40 includes:
- a CDS encoding pyridoxamine 5'-phosphate oxidase family protein, encoding MSNKTSAAELLHQNPYCVLSTCHANTPWITPLLYAYDEHWNLYWISSVKSRHSAFLNNNPKAIVIVYQEPDYGRKTSALYIEGTVEVCNEASSVSAALKYYSARTESGFSNAPEDYLLDSPCRFYKLNTCKAQSLGEAQWDNNLLIDRRVEIEIP